One window of the Eucalyptus grandis isolate ANBG69807.140 chromosome 6, ASM1654582v1, whole genome shotgun sequence genome contains the following:
- the LOC104450641 gene encoding chaperone protein dnaJ 8, chloroplastic, producing MACAAGLMGKYGSSWIQLKNNERTSMKKRVACKEGVRVFCSYPASVVDPYKTLRIHRGASESEVKKAFRQLALQYHPDVCRGSNCKVQFHQINEAYDIVMSNLRGESNDPQMYEPEDQGIDEPMRAMDDSDWDLWEEWMGWEGAGIRDYSSHINPYI from the exons ATGGCTTGCGCTGCTGGTTTGATGGGCAAGTATGGGTCATCTTGGATTCAACTCAAGAACAATGAACGGACGTCGATGAAGAAGAGGGTGGCATGTAAAGAAGGGGTGAGAGTCTTCTGCTCTTATCCTGCTTCCGTTGTGGATCCATACAAGACTCTCAGAATTCATCGCGGTGCTTCTGAATCTGAGGTCAAGAAGGCCTTTAGACAGCTCGCTTTGCAG TATCATCCGGACGTATGCAGAGGAAGCAATTGCAAAGTGCAGTTTCATCAGATCAACGAAGCATATGAT ATTGTGATGAGCAATTTGAGAGGAGAATCAAATGATCCGCAGATGTACGAGCCGGAAGACCAAGGGATCGATGAGCCGATGAGAGCCATGGATGATTCAGATTGGGACTTGTGGGAAGAATGGATGGGATGGGAAGGAGCAGGAATTCGCGACTACTCATCACACATCAACCCTTACATTTGA
- the LOC104450643 gene encoding shikimate O-hydroxycinnamoyltransferase — MISTFSRMIINVKGSTVVCPAEDTPRCTLWNANVDLVVPSMHTPSVYFYRPTGSDDFFDSRVLKEALSRALVLFYPMAGRLKRDEDGRIEIDCNAEGVLFIEAETSSVIDDFGDFAPTLELRKLIPAVDYSGGISSYPVLVLQVTYFKCGGVSLGVGMQHHVADGFSGLHFVNTWSDLARGLDVKLPPFIDRTLLRAHSPPRPQFPHIEYQSPPALRVSPETTNSAPYSTTVSIFKVTREQLDTLKTQAELENGNITSYSSYEILAGHVWRCACRARGLSDDQDSKLYIATDGRMRLSPPLPRGYFGNVIFTATPIAVAGDLISKPVSYAAQKIRESLARMDDDYLRSALDYLELQPDLSALVRGAHTFRCPNLGITSWVRLPIHDADFGWGRPIFMGPGGIAYEGLSFILPSSTSDGSLSVAISLQTEHMKLFEKFLYDFPGESPRKRCKLDD, encoded by the exons ATGATATCAACGTTCTCGAGAATGATAATCAATGTCAAAGGGTCGACTGTGGTATGTCCGGCTGAGGACACGCCGAGATGTACCCTGTGGAATGCGAATGTGGACTTGGTGGTCCCGAGCATGCACACCCCGAGCGTGTACTTCTACCGGCCGACCGGATCGGATGACTTCTTCGATTCCAGAGTGCTGAAAGAGGCGCTGAGCAGAGCCTTGGTGCTGTTTTACCCAATGGCCGGGCGGTTGAAGAGGGATGAAGATGGCCGGATCGAGATCGATTGCAATGCTGAGGGTGTGCTGTTCATTGAGGCGGAGACGAGCTCGGTGATCGATGACTTCGGGGATTTTGCGCCGACTTTGGAGCTCCGGAAGCTTATTCCCGCTGTGGATTACTCTGGTGGGATATCCTCGTACCCTGTTTTGGTGCTACAG GTTACATACTTCAAGTGTGGGGGAGTCTCGCTTGGTGTTGGCATGCAGCACCATGTGGCCGATGGATTTTCTGGTCTACACTTTGTGAACACATGGTCTGATCTGGCTCGTGGACTTGACGTTAAGCTCCCTCCATTTATTGACCGGACCCTTTTGCGCGCCCATAGCCCACCACGGCCTCAATTTCCTCATATCGAATACCAGTCTCCACCTGCATTGCGAGTTTCTCCCGAAACTACTAATTCAGCTCCATATAGCACTACTGTTTCTATTTTCAAAGTTACTCGGGAACAGTTAGATACCCTGAAGACACAGGCAGAATTAGAAAATGGAAACATTACTAGTTATAGTTCCTATGAAATCTTGGCAGGTCATGTTTGGAGATGTGCATGCAGAGCACGCGGACTTTCTGATGATCAAGACTCTAAATTGTACATTGCAACAGATGGACGGATGAGATTGTCTCCACCACTTCCGCGGGGTTATTTTGGCAATGTGATCTTTACAGCCACACCAATTGCTGTTGCAGGCGATCTCATATCAAAACCAGTATCGTATGCTGCACAGAAGATCCGTGAGTCACTGGCGAGAATGGATGACGATTACCTAAGATCTGCCCTTGATTACTTGGAGCTCCAGCCTGATCTCTCAGCACTGGTTCGCGGGGCGCATACTTTTAGGTGTCCAAATCTGGGCATTACTAGTTGGGTTAGGTTGCCCATCCATGATGCAGACTTTGGTTGGGGCCGCCCTATCTTTATGGGGCCTGGTGGGATTGCATATGAGGGATTATCATTCATATTGCCTAGCTCAACCAGTGATGGGAGCTTGTCTGTTGCTATCTCATTGCAAACAGAGCACATGAAACTGTTTGAGAAATTCTTGTACGACTTCCCTGGTGAGTCACCACGAAAAAGGTGCAAGCTTGATGACTGA